One region of Chanodichthys erythropterus isolate Z2021 chromosome 19, ASM2448905v1, whole genome shotgun sequence genomic DNA includes:
- the tob1b gene encoding protein Tob1b, protein MQLEIQVALNFIISYLYNKLPRRRVNIFGEELERQLKKKYEGHWYPDKPYKGSGFRCIHVGEKVDPVVEEAAKESGLDIEDVRNNLPQDLSVWIDPFEVSYQIGEKGAVKVLYVDDNGENGSELDKEIRNSFNPEAQVFMPITDPVGVSSESSSPSPPPFGQSAAVSPSFMPRSAQPLTFTTASFAATKFGSTKMKNSGRNGGKVARSSPTNLGLNVNSLLKQKAISNSMHSLYGFGLGSPQQQQQKAASALSPNAKEFVFPNLQGQGSAGAMFASENALSPLPYSNAFDVFAAYGSINDKSLMDGLNFSLSNMQYSNQQFQPVMAN, encoded by the coding sequence ATGCAGCTTGAAATCCAAGTAGCGCTGAACTTCATCATCTCGTACCTGTACAACAAACTCCCACGGCGACGAGTCAACATCTTCGGCGAGGAGCTGGAGAGGCAGCTGAAGAAGAAGTACGAAGGACACTGGTACCCCGACAAGCCATACAAAGGATCCGGGTTCAGGTGCATACACGTGGGCGAGAAGGTGGACCCGGTCGTGGAGGAAGCAGCCAAAGAAAGCGGGCTGGACATCGAGGACGTCCGCAATAACTTGCCTCAGGACCTCAGCGTTTGGATCGACCCCTTCGAGGTGTCCTACCAGATCGGCGAGAAGGGAGCGGTCAAGGTGCTATACGTGGACGATAATGGCGAGAACGGCTCGGAGCTGGACAAGGAGATCAGGAACAGTTTTAACCCGGAGGCTCAGGTCTTCATGCCAATCACCGACCCCGTGGGCGTCTCCTCCGAGTCCAGTTCTCCGTCACCGCCGCCGTTCGGCCAGTCTGCGGCTGTCAGCCCATCCTTCATGCCACGCTCCGCTCAGCCTTTAACCTTCACCACGGCCTCCTTCGCCGCCACCAAGTTCGGCTCCACCAAGATGAAGAACAGCGGCCGCAACGGCGGCAAAGTCGCGCGCAGCTCTCCCACCAACCTGGGCCTGAATGTCAACAGCCTGCTCAAGCAGAAAGCCATCTCCAACTCCATGCATTCGCTCTACGGTTTCGGCCTCGGAAGtccgcagcagcagcagcagaaagcAGCTTCAGCCTTGTCTCCCAACGCCAAGGAGTTCGTGTTCCCCAACCTCCAGGGCCAAGGGAGCGCCGGCGCGATGTTCGCGAGCGAGAACGCCCTCAGCCCTCTGCCGTACAGCAATGCCTTCGACGTGTTCGCGGCCTACGGGAGCATCAACGACAAGTCCCTGATGGACGGCTTAAACTTCAGCCTCAGCAACATGCAGTATTCAAACCAGCAATTCCAGCCGGTCATGGCTAACTAA